The Nitrospinaceae bacterium genome has a segment encoding these proteins:
- the bioD gene encoding dethiobiotin synthase, translating to MADPAIFLTGTGTGVGKTVVGCALVSLWASIGRMPRVLKPAESGCEKIDGSLYPLDAVALKQAAGDERPIDEICPYRYALPMAPAHAAEEEGSTPDIAQIEEIVSGLKKQPGPLLVEGAGGLLVPLARGVLMSDLARRCDLKLLIVAPLGLGTLNDTQLTVRAARAEGLSIAGVVLNDLTGEDSPAARRNPCAIEELTGVRLLGVFPRLPEIESEIREGVGVGSRAAKRLREAVGKIDFSSLG from the coding sequence GTGGCTGATCCTGCCATTTTTTTAACTGGAACGGGAACCGGTGTGGGAAAAACGGTGGTCGGGTGCGCCCTGGTGTCTTTGTGGGCCTCTATTGGCCGTATGCCCCGGGTGCTCAAGCCAGCCGAGTCGGGCTGTGAAAAAATTGATGGCTCCCTTTATCCACTGGATGCGGTGGCCCTGAAACAGGCGGCCGGGGATGAGCGTCCGATTGATGAAATATGCCCGTACCGCTATGCACTTCCGATGGCGCCCGCCCATGCTGCCGAGGAGGAAGGGAGCACACCGGACATCGCCCAAATCGAAGAAATCGTTTCAGGTTTGAAAAAGCAACCCGGACCACTTCTTGTGGAGGGAGCGGGGGGGCTTCTTGTTCCGCTGGCCAGAGGCGTGTTGATGAGCGATCTGGCGAGGCGATGTGACTTGAAGCTTTTAATTGTTGCGCCTTTGGGGCTCGGAACGCTGAACGACACGCAGCTTACTGTGAGGGCGGCCCGAGCCGAGGGGCTCTCTATCGCGGGTGTTGTTCTGAACGATCTGACTGGAGAGGATTCGCCTGCCGCGAGACGGAATCCTTGTGCGATTGAAGAGCTTACAGGCGTCCGGTTGCTGGGGGTGTTTCCACGCTTGCCCGAAATTGAGTCAGAGATTAGAGAAGGTGTTGGTGTAGGATCCCGGGCGGCAAAGCGCCTCCGGGAAGCTGTGGGTAAGATAGATTTCTCGTCGCTGGGGTGA
- a CDS encoding potassium channel protein — translation MKFLYFTAILLGITVFGTTGYALIEGWSLNEAFYMTIISITTVGYQEVHPLSSNGRLFTAVLLLLGVGAVFYVMAGIAEIMIEGRVRQILGRRKRVREIHKLKGHHIVCGYGRIGFVICREFRRENRPYAVIENNPDKAAELIDDGIPVVVGDATSDATLIEAGVERAVGLISSMPSDAENVFVALSAKRLNSDLFVVARAVRDSAIPKLQAAGANRVISPYTMGGLRMAESVLRPKLANFFDTIAGYTSKDWDFEETVISDTSSWGDQNLRCSNIGQETGVYILASKRDGEMTFNPGADHIIQIGDTLYAMGRPEQIASLREYLQSGPESAQKE, via the coding sequence ATGAAATTCTTATATTTCACCGCAATTCTTCTTGGAATCACCGTATTTGGTACAACCGGCTACGCCCTAATTGAAGGGTGGTCGCTGAATGAAGCCTTTTATATGACCATCATCTCCATCACGACTGTCGGCTATCAGGAAGTTCATCCACTAAGCTCCAACGGAAGATTATTCACTGCCGTTCTTTTGTTGCTAGGTGTCGGAGCGGTTTTCTATGTCATGGCTGGCATCGCCGAGATCATGATCGAGGGGCGCGTCCGTCAAATATTGGGGAGGCGAAAAAGAGTGCGCGAAATTCATAAACTAAAAGGACATCATATCGTTTGCGGTTACGGGCGCATCGGATTCGTTATCTGCCGCGAATTCAGGCGCGAAAACCGCCCCTATGCGGTCATTGAAAACAACCCGGATAAAGCGGCGGAACTTATCGATGATGGCATCCCGGTCGTCGTCGGTGACGCCACGAGCGATGCCACCCTCATCGAAGCCGGGGTGGAGCGCGCCGTGGGGCTCATAAGCTCCATGCCCTCAGACGCGGAGAACGTATTCGTCGCCTTGTCGGCCAAACGCCTCAATTCAGATCTCTTCGTGGTGGCCCGTGCCGTCAGAGACAGCGCAATTCCGAAACTCCAAGCTGCGGGGGCCAACCGCGTTATTTCTCCATATACAATGGGTGGGCTACGCATGGCCGAATCCGTCCTGCGACCCAAGCTGGCGAATTTTTTCGACACGATTGCAGGATACACATCCAAGGATTGGGATTTCGAGGAAACCGTCATATCTGACACATCTTCATGGGGCGACCAGAACCTAAGGTGCTCGAACATCGGACAGGAAACCGGGGTATATATATTGGCATCCAAAAGAGATGGGGAGATGACCTTTAATCCCGGAGCCGACCACATTATTCAGATAGGAGACACTCTGTACGCAATGGGGCGGCCTGAGCAGATTGCCTCCCTCAGGGAATATCTTCAAAGTGGCCCGGAATCAGCGCAGAAAGAATAG